In Pogoniulus pusillus isolate bPogPus1 chromosome 41, bPogPus1.pri, whole genome shotgun sequence, a genomic segment contains:
- the LOC135192161 gene encoding activated RNA polymerase II transcriptional coactivator p15-like → MLKAKDLTEASSSESVLDEEEEEGGSKKRKKETSSKSEKKQRAEAKPSKEAENPPGQGSEEEGMFQIGKMRYVRVSCFKGKVLVDIREFYTDKDGDKKPGRKGIALSAEQWSQLKEIIPEIDAAVKKL, encoded by the exons ATGCTTAAGGCTAAGGACTTGACAGAGGCCAGCAGCTCAGAGAGCGTcctggatgaggaggaggaggagggcggcAGCAAG aaaagaaagaaagaaacctcTTCAAAGTcagagaaaaagcagagagcagaggctaAACCTTCAAAAGAGGCAGAAAACCCTCCAGGACAAGGCAGTGAAGAGGAGGGCATGTTCCAG ATTGGGAAGATGCGTTACGTCAGAGTGTCCTGCTTCAAGGGGAAGGTCCTCGTGGACATCAGGGAGTTCTACACTGACAAGGATGGTGACAAGAAACCAGGGAGGAAAG GGATTGCCCTGTCTGCTGAGCAGTGGAGCCAGCTGAAGGAGATCATTCCTGAGATTGATGCTGCAGTCAAGAAATTATAA